The following are encoded together in the Methylomonas methanica MC09 genome:
- the bluB gene encoding 5,6-dimethylbenzimidazole synthase, which yields MKQHRFSAEQRAGVYRAIAERRDMRHFLSEPVAADMLTRILQAAHQAGSVGLMQPWRFIRITDNQLRGQIHQLVDNERQLTATALGQRQDEFMRLKVEGVRECGELLVVALPDQREKHIFGRRTLPEMDLASAACAIQNLWLAARAEGLGMGWVSLFDPDTLSALLNMPSGSRPIAILCLGHVAEFYPKPMLELENWAVPQPLSVMVSENGWE from the coding sequence GTGAAGCAACACCGCTTCAGTGCAGAACAACGGGCCGGCGTTTATCGCGCCATCGCCGAGCGCCGCGACATGCGGCATTTTCTATCCGAGCCGGTGGCGGCGGATATGCTGACGCGTATTCTGCAAGCCGCGCATCAAGCCGGCAGCGTCGGCTTGATGCAACCTTGGCGCTTTATTCGCATCACCGACAACCAATTGCGTGGGCAAATCCATCAGCTGGTGGACAACGAGCGGCAGCTGACCGCCACCGCGCTGGGGCAACGCCAGGACGAATTCATGCGCTTGAAAGTGGAAGGCGTACGCGAATGCGGCGAACTATTGGTAGTGGCCTTGCCGGACCAACGGGAAAAACATATTTTCGGCCGGCGTACCTTGCCGGAGATGGATCTGGCCTCGGCGGCTTGCGCGATTCAAAATCTCTGGTTGGCGGCACGCGCCGAAGGGCTGGGCATGGGCTGGGTGTCGTTGTTCGACCCTGACACCTTGTCCGCACTTTTAAACATGCCGAGCGGCAGCCGGCCGATCGCCATCCTCTGCCTGGGGCATGTAGCCGAGTTTTACCCCAAGCCCATGCTGGAGCTGGAAAACTGGGCGGTACCGCAACCTTTGTCCGTCATGGTTTCGGAAAACGGCTGGGAATAA
- a CDS encoding adenosylcobinamide-GDP ribazoletransferase, translated as MESLLIALQFLTRIPVNYRLTDNAAALGRSVLYYPLVGFVIGVILSFLALLLSGTPDMVAAAVVLAAWVFLTGGLHLDGLADCADAWVGGLGDPQRSLRIMKDPASGPIAVLVLLLLLLVKFTVLFVLIQQNNLIPLMLAPLLGRCAILLLMLSTPYVSPKGIAEKLLDNLPYSEARTVVVVSLAFAGLFMGWANVLLAFGILLWIRYLALQRLGGVTGDVYGAAVELIETAGLLTVVLL; from the coding sequence ATGGAATCTTTACTGATTGCGCTGCAGTTTTTAACGCGTATTCCGGTTAATTATCGGCTGACGGATAACGCTGCGGCACTGGGCCGCTCGGTGTTGTACTACCCGTTGGTCGGGTTTGTGATCGGCGTGATATTGAGCTTCCTGGCCTTGCTGTTGTCGGGCACGCCGGATATGGTGGCGGCGGCCGTGGTTTTGGCTGCCTGGGTGTTTTTGACCGGCGGTTTGCATTTGGACGGTTTGGCGGATTGCGCCGACGCCTGGGTTGGCGGGTTAGGCGACCCGCAGCGCAGTTTGCGTATCATGAAAGACCCGGCCTCGGGACCGATTGCGGTATTGGTTTTGCTGTTGTTGTTACTGGTGAAATTTACCGTTTTGTTTGTATTGATCCAGCAGAATAACCTGATTCCGTTAATGTTGGCTCCCCTGTTGGGGCGTTGTGCGATTTTGCTGCTGATGCTCTCCACACCTTACGTCAGTCCCAAGGGCATCGCGGAAAAATTGTTGGACAACCTGCCCTATAGCGAGGCGCGCACCGTAGTCGTGGTGTCGTTGGCTTTTGCCGGATTGTTCATGGGCTGGGCCAATGTATTGCTGGCCTTCGGTATATTGCTTTGGATACGCTATCTGGCGTTGCAACGCTTGGGCGGTGTTACCGGCGATGTTTACGGTGCCGCCGTGGAATTGATCGAGACGGCGGGATTATTGACCGTGGTGCTGCTGTGA
- a CDS encoding TolC family protein, translated as MPSVSLLFRYLQVIPLLLAYGPVNSAEPSVLTLRAATEKVVRDNPDLAQMRARANAMAAVPSQQGSLPDPIIRFNAANLPVDSFDTRQIDMTQIGFGISQAIPFPGKLALRKEAATYTATAAGHTVDETRLRLLSDVKTLWWLVFYLDRALEIVENNHNLLQQFVDIARTKYEVGEGLQQDVLLAQLELSKLLDRKINLTGTRKNSAAKLNALLDQPANAEMLLPTTADMQLPALKQENQLYQLAENARPLLAGERQGIHAAESRLDLAKKDILPDFNVEAAYGARGNMPNGTARSDLLSLGVSMNVPIFAGSKQNKAVDQRTSELMQEKYALQDQWNQVRAQISQSINDYQRAKDQFVLFDTGIIPQARQTVASMLAGYQVNKVDFLNLVRSQITLFEFETQYWKAFTEARQALAQTALAVGEDDIYE; from the coding sequence ATGCCATCCGTTTCCCTATTATTCCGTTACCTCCAGGTAATACCGTTATTGTTGGCTTACGGACCAGTCAACAGTGCGGAGCCAAGCGTTTTAACCCTGCGGGCAGCCACCGAAAAAGTCGTCCGGGACAATCCGGATCTGGCGCAAATGCGAGCCAGGGCCAACGCCATGGCGGCCGTTCCCTCGCAACAGGGTAGTTTGCCGGACCCGATCATTCGGTTCAATGCCGCAAATCTGCCGGTCGATAGCTTCGATACCCGGCAAATCGACATGACGCAGATCGGTTTCGGCATTTCCCAAGCCATTCCCTTTCCCGGCAAGCTGGCCTTGAGAAAGGAGGCCGCTACTTATACGGCAACAGCAGCCGGACATACGGTGGACGAAACCCGCCTGCGCCTGTTAAGCGATGTCAAAACGCTGTGGTGGCTGGTCTTTTACCTGGACCGTGCGCTGGAGATAGTCGAAAACAACCATAATCTGCTCCAACAATTTGTCGATATCGCCCGAACCAAATACGAAGTCGGCGAAGGCTTGCAACAGGATGTATTGCTGGCCCAGTTGGAACTGTCCAAATTATTGGACCGAAAAATCAACCTGACCGGCACGCGGAAAAACAGCGCCGCCAAATTGAATGCCTTACTGGACCAACCCGCCAATGCCGAAATGCTATTACCTACCACGGCGGATATGCAGCTACCGGCGCTCAAACAGGAAAACCAGCTGTATCAACTGGCCGAGAATGCCAGACCTTTATTGGCAGGCGAACGCCAGGGCATACATGCCGCGGAATCGCGGCTGGACTTGGCCAAAAAAGACATTTTGCCCGACTTTAACGTAGAAGCCGCCTACGGCGCGCGCGGCAATATGCCCAACGGCACAGCGCGCTCGGACTTGTTAAGCCTGGGCGTAAGCATGAATGTGCCGATTTTCGCCGGCAGTAAACAAAACAAAGCCGTGGATCAACGTACCAGCGAACTGATGCAGGAAAAATACGCGTTGCAGGATCAATGGAACCAGGTAAGGGCGCAAATCAGCCAAAGTATCAACGACTATCAGCGCGCCAAAGATCAGTTTGTGTTGTTCGACACCGGCATCATCCCGCAAGCCAGACAAACCGTAGCCTCCATGCTGGCCGGTTATCAAGTCAACAAAGTCGACTTCCTGAATCTGGTGCGCAGCCAGATTACGCTGTTCGAATTCGAAACCCAATACTGGAAAGCCTTTACCGAGGCCCGGCAAGCGCTGGCGCAAACCGCGCTGGCTGTAGGCGAGGACGATATTTATGAATAA
- a CDS encoding TM2 domain-containing protein has product MLGHIESYDERCQTGVVKHEGKFYEFHIDQWTSAEPPKEGDDVDFDHEHGEITEIGPVGAYLVDSQPVKSHIVAALLGIVFGAIGLHRIYLGFWGLGITQILVTYLTGGFGVVWGFIEGVLIFTGHISKDAKGRHLK; this is encoded by the coding sequence ATGCTTGGACATATAGAAAGTTACGACGAACGCTGTCAAACCGGGGTAGTGAAACACGAAGGCAAGTTTTACGAATTTCATATCGACCAGTGGACTTCCGCCGAGCCGCCCAAAGAGGGCGACGATGTGGATTTCGATCACGAACACGGCGAAATCACCGAAATTGGCCCGGTCGGCGCGTATCTGGTTGACAGCCAGCCGGTTAAAAGCCACATTGTGGCGGCTTTATTGGGTATCGTATTCGGCGCTATCGGCTTGCACCGTATTTATTTGGGTTTCTGGGGCTTGGGTATTACGCAAATTCTGGTCACTTATTTAACCGGCGGTTTCGGCGTGGTATGGGGCTTTATCGAAGGTGTTTTGATTTTTACCGGACATATCAGCAAGGATGCCAAGGGCCGGCATTTGAAATGA
- a CDS encoding efflux RND transporter permease subunit, translated as MTDFIINAALKDRFLVLLGAIMLAVAGLWSFNNMPLDAIPDLSDVQVIVFTEYADQSPQVIEDQITYPLTTAMLAVPHAKVVRGYSFFGLSFVYIIFEDGTDMYWARTRVLEYLNYVKDRLPTGITPTLGPDATGVGWIYEYALVDKTGKHDLAQLRSIQDWYLRYPLQTVPGVSEVASVGGYVKQYQVEVDPNILQGYRIPLSNVVNAIKRSNNDVGGRLFEMAETEYMVRGLGYIKSIGDLNTIPVGVDANGTPIRLQDVAHVQIGPELRRGLTELNGEGEVAGGIVVMRFGENALATIADVRKKLAELKKGLPEGVDIVTVYDRGHLIERAVDTLNEALIQELIIVCALVALFLLHLRSSMVIILTLPLGILMAFIIMKWQGLNANIMSLGGIALAIGDMVDGAVVMVENAHKHLAAAVEKKQAELTEKERWQVIGQSSREVGSGLFFSLLVITVSFLPIISMQAQEGRLFSPLAFTKTYAMAAAAILTITLVPVLVGYFVRGKIVPEHSNPINRLLHRIHGPALKLAMRWRTATILLAVLLMASTLYPISKIGSEFMPPLDEGDILYMPSTFPGISITKAREILQQTDKILKTFPEVEQVFGKVGRAETATDAAPLMMVETTIKLKPREQWPDPNKSTRQLMTEMDKVIRFPGLANAWTMPIKTRIDMLSTGIKTPVGIKVSGPDLNVLQKLSLEIEQVMKTIPDTLSAYGDRAVGGYYLDFDINREAAARYGLTTGDVQDVIQSAIGGMNITETVEGLERYPVNLRYPRDLRDSVEALRRVLIPTPTGSQIPLTLVADIRFTRGADVIKTEDARPNAWIYVDIKTADIGGFVEHAQKTLAERVKLPPGYTVAWSGQFEYMERAAKRLKMVVPITLLLIFILLYCSFRNITEPAIVMLTIPFSLIGGIWLVYWLGFNLSIGVYVGFIALAGTAAETGVMVLSFIDIEMAKLREHKQAPLTSAEIIATAQAATSLRVRPVAITSLANIVGLIPIMWATGTGADVTQRVAAPAMGGMLTVLILSLLVFPVVYSLVLQIQEKRKFAAV; from the coding sequence ATGACTGACTTCATCATCAACGCCGCCCTGAAAGACCGCTTTCTGGTGTTGCTGGGCGCCATTATGCTGGCTGTAGCTGGGCTCTGGTCGTTTAACAATATGCCGCTGGATGCGATACCGGATTTGTCCGATGTACAAGTCATCGTGTTCACCGAGTATGCCGACCAGTCGCCGCAAGTCATCGAAGACCAGATCACCTATCCCTTGACCACCGCCATGCTGGCGGTACCGCATGCCAAGGTGGTCAGAGGCTATTCCTTCTTCGGCCTATCGTTCGTCTATATCATTTTCGAGGACGGTACCGATATGTACTGGGCCCGCACCCGGGTGCTGGAATATCTCAACTACGTAAAAGACCGGCTGCCGACGGGAATCACCCCCACGCTAGGCCCGGATGCCACCGGGGTGGGCTGGATTTACGAATATGCCTTGGTAGATAAGACCGGCAAACACGACTTGGCCCAACTGCGCTCGATTCAGGACTGGTATTTGCGCTACCCCTTGCAGACGGTACCCGGCGTGTCGGAAGTGGCGTCGGTCGGCGGTTACGTCAAGCAATATCAGGTGGAGGTCGATCCGAATATTTTGCAGGGCTACCGCATACCGCTTTCCAACGTCGTCAACGCCATCAAGCGCTCCAATAACGATGTAGGCGGGCGCTTGTTCGAAATGGCCGAAACCGAATATATGGTGCGCGGCCTGGGCTATATCAAATCCATAGGCGATTTGAATACCATACCGGTGGGCGTCGATGCCAACGGCACGCCCATTCGCTTGCAGGATGTGGCCCATGTGCAGATCGGCCCGGAATTGCGGCGCGGCCTCACCGAACTGAACGGCGAAGGCGAAGTCGCCGGCGGCATCGTGGTGATGCGCTTTGGCGAAAATGCCTTGGCGACGATAGCGGACGTACGTAAAAAACTCGCCGAGCTAAAAAAGGGGCTGCCGGAAGGAGTGGACATCGTCACGGTTTACGATCGCGGCCATTTGATCGAACGCGCGGTCGATACCCTGAATGAAGCCTTGATTCAGGAGCTGATTATCGTCTGCGCCCTGGTCGCCTTGTTTTTGCTGCATCTGCGTTCATCCATGGTCATCATCCTCACCCTGCCGTTGGGCATACTGATGGCCTTTATCATCATGAAATGGCAAGGCCTGAACGCCAATATCATGTCGCTGGGCGGTATAGCCTTGGCCATTGGCGATATGGTGGATGGCGCCGTGGTCATGGTGGAAAATGCCCACAAGCATCTGGCTGCCGCCGTTGAAAAAAAACAGGCCGAACTGACTGAAAAGGAACGCTGGCAAGTGATCGGCCAATCGTCCCGGGAAGTGGGAAGCGGTTTGTTTTTCTCGCTGCTGGTGATTACCGTCTCGTTCTTGCCGATTATCAGCATGCAGGCCCAGGAAGGGCGCCTGTTCAGCCCGCTGGCCTTTACCAAAACCTACGCGATGGCCGCTGCGGCGATATTGACGATTACGCTGGTACCGGTATTAGTGGGTTATTTTGTGCGCGGCAAAATCGTTCCCGAACATAGCAACCCAATCAACCGGCTTTTACACCGGATTCACGGACCGGCGTTAAAACTGGCGATGCGCTGGCGGACCGCGACGATCTTATTGGCCGTGCTGCTAATGGCATCCACCCTGTATCCTATCTCCAAAATCGGCAGCGAGTTTATGCCGCCGCTGGATGAAGGCGATATTTTATACATGCCCTCGACCTTCCCCGGCATATCCATCACCAAGGCCCGCGAAATACTGCAGCAAACCGATAAGATTCTGAAGACCTTCCCCGAAGTCGAACAGGTGTTCGGCAAAGTCGGCCGGGCGGAAACCGCCACCGACGCGGCGCCGCTGATGATGGTGGAAACCACTATCAAGCTAAAACCCCGAGAGCAGTGGCCGGACCCCAACAAATCCACGAGACAACTGATGACTGAAATGGACAAAGTCATCCGTTTTCCCGGTTTGGCTAACGCCTGGACCATGCCGATCAAAACCCGTATCGACATGCTGTCGACCGGGATTAAAACCCCTGTGGGTATCAAAGTGTCGGGGCCCGACCTGAATGTTTTGCAAAAACTGTCGCTCGAGATCGAACAGGTCATGAAGACTATCCCCGACACCTTGTCCGCCTACGGTGACCGGGCTGTCGGCGGCTATTATTTGGATTTCGATATTAACCGGGAAGCGGCAGCGCGTTACGGTCTGACCACCGGCGATGTACAGGATGTGATTCAGAGTGCCATTGGCGGCATGAATATCACCGAAACCGTGGAAGGGCTGGAGCGCTATCCCGTGAACCTGCGCTATCCCCGTGATCTGCGCGACAGTGTGGAAGCCTTAAGGCGGGTATTAATCCCCACTCCTACCGGCAGCCAGATTCCCTTAACCCTGGTAGCCGATATTCGATTTACCCGCGGCGCGGATGTCATTAAAACCGAAGATGCCCGGCCCAATGCCTGGATTTATGTGGATATCAAGACAGCCGATATCGGTGGTTTCGTCGAACACGCGCAAAAAACCCTGGCCGAACGCGTCAAACTGCCACCCGGTTACACCGTGGCCTGGTCTGGCCAGTTCGAATACATGGAGCGGGCGGCAAAACGCTTAAAAATGGTGGTGCCGATTACTCTGCTATTGATATTTATCCTGTTGTATTGCTCGTTCCGCAATATCACCGAGCCGGCCATTGTTATGTTAACCATCCCATTCAGTCTGATCGGCGGCATCTGGCTGGTGTATTGGCTGGGATTTAATCTCTCGATAGGCGTCTATGTCGGCTTTATCGCGCTGGCCGGCACGGCGGCGGAAACCGGCGTTATGGTGTTGAGCTTTATCGATATCGAGATGGCTAAATTACGGGAACACAAACAGGCCCCGCTAACCTCGGCCGAAATCATAGCCACGGCGCAAGCCGCCACCAGCCTGCGGGTGCGCCCGGTCGCGATTACCTCGCTAGCCAACATCGTCGGCTTGATTCCCATCATGTGGGCCACCGGCACGGGCGCCGATGTCACCCAACGCGTTGCAGCACCGGCGATGGGCGGCATGTTGACGGTGTTGATCCTCAGCCTGCTGGTGTTTCCGGTGGTGTATAGCCTGGTGCTGCAGATACAGGAAAAACGCAAGTTTGCCGCTGTTTAG
- a CDS encoding efflux RND transporter periplasmic adaptor subunit, with amino-acid sequence MNKPLLIAGPIILAAGLAGGYWLAQPLKPSTPAQATAKQPLFYRNPMNPEMTSPVPAKDSMGMDYLPVYAEESEPAERRILFYRNPMNPEITSPVPAKDSMGMDYLPVYADAEAENASAAGTVSIDAVTVQNIGVRTAIAKKTLLSHVVRAVGRIAYDEERIVRLHPKTEGWIETLRVDETGQRVKQNQDLLSIYSPQLVASQQEYILALNNLKVLEKSPIEDIRRGAEDLVNSSRERLKLLDVPAHQLHELTNSHTIKKSLHIHTPAAGIVINIGAREGQYVTPETELYMIADLSKVWVYADVYEYELPWVKQGDPVEMRLAGVPGRTFMGHLAFIYPYAEAKTRTIKVRMAFDNAELLLKPDLFADVTIHAGKQVDAVVVPAEAIVRSGAQTQVFVVREPGKFEPRPVTTGLSSNDEVAIVDGLNAGEEVVSSAQFLIDSESKLREATAKMREPSTPPPVQPNRLELEQGVHRHD; translated from the coding sequence ATGAATAAACCGCTGTTGATAGCCGGCCCGATTATCCTGGCGGCAGGACTGGCCGGCGGTTATTGGCTGGCCCAGCCGCTAAAACCGTCCACACCTGCACAAGCCACGGCTAAACAACCCTTGTTTTACCGCAACCCGATGAACCCTGAAATGACCTCGCCGGTACCGGCCAAGGATAGTATGGGCATGGATTATCTGCCGGTTTATGCCGAGGAAAGCGAGCCTGCAGAACGCAGGATATTGTTTTACCGGAATCCCATGAACCCTGAGATCACATCCCCCGTACCGGCCAAGGACAGCATGGGTATGGACTACCTGCCGGTTTACGCCGATGCCGAAGCGGAAAACGCTTCGGCGGCCGGCACCGTCAGCATTGATGCGGTAACCGTGCAAAACATCGGGGTGCGCACGGCAATTGCCAAAAAGACCTTGCTGTCGCACGTGGTGCGTGCCGTCGGCCGTATCGCTTACGACGAGGAGCGCATAGTCCGTTTGCATCCCAAAACCGAAGGCTGGATAGAAACCCTGCGGGTGGACGAAACCGGGCAAAGGGTAAAGCAAAACCAGGACTTGCTGAGCATTTATTCGCCGCAGCTGGTAGCCAGCCAACAGGAATACATCCTGGCTTTAAACAATTTGAAAGTGCTGGAAAAAAGCCCGATTGAAGACATCCGGCGCGGCGCGGAAGACTTGGTCAACAGCTCGCGCGAGCGTTTGAAACTGCTGGACGTGCCGGCCCATCAGCTGCATGAGTTGACAAACAGCCATACCATCAAAAAAAGCCTGCATATTCATACGCCGGCGGCCGGCATCGTCATCAACATCGGCGCCCGCGAAGGCCAATATGTGACGCCGGAGACCGAGCTGTACATGATCGCCGATTTATCCAAAGTCTGGGTGTATGCGGATGTGTATGAATACGAACTGCCTTGGGTAAAGCAAGGCGATCCGGTGGAAATGCGCCTGGCCGGAGTACCGGGCCGCACCTTCATGGGACATCTGGCCTTCATTTATCCGTATGCGGAAGCCAAGACCCGCACGATCAAGGTGCGCATGGCTTTCGATAACGCCGAACTTTTGTTAAAGCCGGATTTGTTTGCCGATGTGACCATCCACGCCGGCAAACAGGTCGACGCGGTGGTGGTCCCTGCCGAAGCGATTGTTCGTTCCGGCGCGCAAACTCAGGTATTTGTGGTGCGCGAGCCGGGTAAATTCGAACCCAGACCGGTAACCACCGGCCTGAGCTCCAACGACGAGGTAGCCATCGTGGACGGACTCAATGCAGGCGAAGAAGTGGTAAGCTCCGCGCAATTTCTGATCGATTCCGAGTCCAAACTGCGCGAAGCCACCGCCAAAATGCGGGAACCGTCAACGCCGCCGCCCGTCCAGCCGAACCGGCTGGAATTGGAGCAGGGAGTGCATCGGCATGACTGA